One segment of Macrotis lagotis isolate mMagLag1 chromosome 1, bilby.v1.9.chrom.fasta, whole genome shotgun sequence DNA contains the following:
- the LOC141514075 gene encoding large ribosomal subunit protein eL39-like: MSSHKTFRIKKFLAKKQKQNCPIPQWIRMKTGNKIRYNSKRRHWRRTKLTL; this comes from the coding sequence ATGTCTTCTCATAAAACATTCAGAATCAAGAAGTTCCtggccaagaaacagaagcagaattgtcccattccccagtggattcgGATGAAAACTGGCAATAAGATCAGGTACAACTCAAAGAGGAGACACTGGAGAAGGACCAAGCTCACGTTATAA